The following is a genomic window from Bombina bombina isolate aBomBom1 chromosome 3, aBomBom1.pri, whole genome shotgun sequence.
ggctgatggaatcagccaatcagaatcaagttcaatccgattggctgatccgatcagccaatcagattgagctcgcattctattgactattcTCGCATTCTATTCTattctcgcattctattgactattcTATTCTATTGACATTCTATTGACTAATctgctgttaggggcagcagattaggggtacataaggataacgtaggtggcggtcggcagattaggggttaaaaaaatgtaatcgagtggcggtgatgtggggggacctcggtttaggggtacataggtagtttatgggtgttagtgtactttagagcacagtagttaagagctttatgaaccggcgttagcccagaaagctcttaactactgacttttttctgcggctggagttttgtcattagaattctaacgctcacttcagccacgactctaaataccggagttagaaagatcccattgaaaagattggatacgcaattgacgtaaggggatctgcggtatggaaaagtcgcggctgaaaagtgagcgttagacccttttttgaatgactccaaataccggcggcagcctaaaaccagcgttaggagcctctaacgctggttttcacggctaccgccaaactccaaatctaggccttagtaacttGCTAAAGCAAAATCACAATATCAGTAGTTCTTGCAACAACACATTTTCCATATATAAAAACTAAACCTCACTGACTTAATTAATTACAATTCTTTATAaaaacttatcaaattatttatctacaaaaaaacaatatactttaaTGGTGGTTTTGCTTTGAAAATCATTAGAAAAGTTTGTGttgaaaggacatgaaacccacaatttttctttcattattcagatttatcgttcaattttaaacaactttttaatttacttctagtatctaatttgttttattcttttgttatcctttgttgaaggagcagtaatgtactactgggagttatcttTTATCCAATGACAAAAgggaaatatgtgcagccaccaatcagcagcttttgaacctacttaggtatacttttcaatgaaggatacaaagagaaagaaacaaatgagATCATGGAAATAAATAGgatagttatttaaaactgcatgctctacctgaatcataaaagaaaaaaaattgggtttcatgtccctttaaggattgtgataatccaaaatataaaaataatgattgTGAGCCATTTTTAATAACAGTAAACTGCTACACAAACTATCTTTTTTTTAGATACTTTTTTGTTACTATTACTAAGatttaatgtttttgtttgtttttgcttctTCGATAACATAAATAACAAGGGGGGGGGTCTTGTCTTGTCAGGATGTCACTTTTTAGAAATTGCTCAGCATTACCTAACTGAAGCTGTGTATCATTGTTTTGGCTCAGATCCATATGATTGTAATTAGGAAATTCCATTTTGAGTCACTGATTTATGAGACATCCAGGATCTATATAAAGACAACCTTAGGCACTTAGAAAATACAAGCACCTTCTGAGAACATTAGAGAAATGACTTTTCTTCCCGTTGTCCTGCTACTGTGTGTAGCAGCTACAAATGCATTCCCAGCCGTGCCCCAAACAGATGTGGAGCAACAACATGAACTTGCTGAGGTATTTAAGTTAATTAGACATTTATTTctttaaatcatttaaaaataattatgttaTGTGAATCTTTGTCATGATTAAATAGCTAtgcaattatctttttttttaacctaCGGGCTTCATTTGatagacattttaaaaactaataCAAGCTATAAAAACTGTAATGCAAGGttaaaggtattttttttgttttggcactcttgctccctctctctatctctttattcAGACATGATGGAAAAGCATAGCAAGATGCATTACATTTATTAATGAAAAACTAACATGGTTAAAGCAAAACAGAGCTTTGTAAGAAAGGGTGGCATTGATTTTTTAGGCAGCAGGGGTGCAGCCTAAATTCCTTCTGTTGATATAGAATGCCTAAGGATTCgcaacaacttccaatttacttcttttatcaaatttgcttcatttttttgttatcctttgctgaaagaataacattgcactactagcagctagcttaacacatctagttagccaatcacaagagacaaatgtgtgcaggcaccaatcagcagctagctcccactagtttagtataggtgcatattccttttcaagaccaagagaacaaagcacatttgcaaacagaagtcaatttaaaagacttaaaattgcatgctctatctgaatcatgcagtcTTGACGTCCCTTTCCCTTTAATGCATGGTAGTTAGTCTTTACAAGCATGGCACTACAATACTGTaatattttgtacttttttatatgtgtttattagtttcattttacatatgtgtatttataaaatgtgtaaaaataaaattgtcCGTAACACGTTTAATTATACATAGTGAAAACATGTtccatatactttaattatttttcctgttttcctgtaatttataaaTGCAGAGGAATCACATAATCAAAACATGCATGATGAATAAGAGAATGCAATAATGTTTACTTAGGGAacccaacgtttttctttcatgattcagatagagcataatttgcttcattatttaggcatcctttgttgaaaagcatagcttcgtaggctcagcacctgggtgctatttgctgattggtggctgcccatcaATATCACCCAGATACTGAGCTTAcaaagctatgcttttcaacaaaggatacctaaataatgaagcaaattatagtagaagtaaattggaaagttgtttaaaagtgtatgctctatctgaatcatgaaagaaaaaatgcgtGTTTCCTTtccatttaaacagtttttttttttaaatgcacctcTTTCATATGGacgatataaatattttttattacattgttcctttaaagggacagtagacatcatgcaattaaaatacatttctgttgtgttgctatagaattacaTATCAGCCTAAATGCTTTTATAATAAATTAACATAGACTCCAGCTACCATTTGATTAATTTGAAGCAACCAATCCGAGCTTAAGTCTGCAGAATACAAGGCTAGCCAAAGTCATAATGCTAGTATGAAATGCATTGCTGTGCAGTTATCATCAGTTAAAGGCAATTAGGCAAAATTATGTAGCATAATTAGCCTTGATATTCCAGCAGGGTTCATTTCAACTTCTGAAAATTAGCAAATTCTCATATTTTAAacaggcaattaaaaaaaaacatactagtttaaaactgtataaaaaaatatctatttgtTTATTCTGTTACAGAAATACCTGAAAAGGTTTTATAACCTGAAAACAGAAGGCGTACCAGTCGGCAGAAAAAAGAGCGCAAATCCATTTTCTGAGAAACTTGAGCAAATGCAGAAGTTTTTTGGTCTGAAAGTGACTGGGAAACTGGACTCTGAGACAGTGGAAGTAATGCAGAAACCCCGATGTGGAGTGCATGATATTGGTCAATATGGTACCGTTGAAAAAAGTATTGCATGGCCAAATAAAAATTTGACTTACAGGTAAATGAACAAATTGGTTGTACTAATCAGTTTTACACTTTAACATTTTAAAGGGTGGTAGATTAattagcttttttattattattcatatgaTTTTAGCTGTAGAGAGAGACATTCAATTAGTCGAGTGACTATACATATAAGAGTATACATTTTCAATATCTAAACATACAATATATTTCTATCAACAAATCCAATTATGTGGCAGACATAGGCACATAATGCTATgcccaatcttaaagggacagtcaacacaaaaattgttattgtttaaaaagatacataacgcctttactacccattccccacctttgcacaaccaacacagttatattaatatactttataacctttaaacctctaaatttctgcagtttctaagccattaaagacagcctcttatcacatgcttttgtatttgcttttcacatcagtgtaagcaagttcatgtgggccatatagataactttgtgctcacacctgtgggttttgcacaacacagcactaattggcttaatagTCAATATAAGATAATataagataatataagtcaatATAAGTCAAtataagataataaataaaacgtcatgtgataagggggctgtcaaaagagacttaggaacaaggtaatcacagaggtaaaacgtgtattaatataactatgttttctgtgcaaaactgggcaatgggaaATAAAggtgattgtctatctttttaaacaataaaaatgactgtccctttaagtaatagtatCACATTGAGCTAAACTGCTAAATGTAAAAGTCTGCTAAGACACCTCAAATAAGGGGAAGagataagaaaattaaaaaagttagtgaGCGACAAGAAGAAAAACTAGATTGTTATTTGATCCCACCGTAGATATATAATTGTACCTTAGGGTCTACAAAGATCCACAGTCCTTAGATCTTGTGGTAAAGCTCAAAGTGACCCCTACTTTGACCAAGATACCCCTCCATATCtcctatgtataatataatataaactaacCCCCCCTCACACCCAGACAAGCCTTTTTTTAGATCTAAAAGAGGTTTTAAAAGTATTACAGTTTTGCTTTTTATAAAATGGATGTTCCTATACTGAGGGAAAAACATGTTTTTATGATTTTGAGGCCAATAAATCACTATAATGTGAGATGTGTCACTGTCAAACAATAAAGCAGTAGAAGATCTGATTATCAGTCAGTGAACAGGTCTTAAACCATAGCTACTCCTCATTTTCTTcatgcaatattatgttacatgtttaaatagttttttttttaatatgcatgattaaaaatgttaattttcggTCCACTTATCTATTACACTAAGCTATTATTAAGAACAAAGGATATTAAATGATTAGTGTGAAGCTTGTTGACTGTGAGGCCTAgtctttttacttaaagggacatgaaaaccacactTTTGTTTTAATGATTTAGTGTTGTTTAATATTGTTGCAAAAGTGcttccatatagtactgcagacgtgAACTCTCCTTAACTtaagttcctgcttttcaacaaaggataacaagaaaacaaagaaaatttgataattgaagtaaattggaaagttgtttaaaattgtatgttctttctgaatcatgaaagaacattttgggttttatggccctttaacaaataaaattaCCCTCTCTGGTTCTTCCTTGACACACTGAGGGTGTACTAAGGACTAGCAAAAACAAGAGCGTTCTATAAAATTTCTAGGAAATTATCAAAATATATTGCTCATTATGTGTTAAATAAGCTCCTGTGAATACCAGGGTTGTTTGTTTTCAGCAAGTGTATTGACAAAACTGAGATAGTCATCAgaaattgactgtctttttaaaGTTCCTTGACATAAATTCATTACCTCTCACACCTTCTCCAATCTAAGGAACTctaaatgaaaaaaagaaatagaCCTAAAATGCAATGTTAAACTAAACTGAAGGTGTCACAAATCGTGGTGATTCTCAATAATACACAGCAGCTAACATAACTATTTTCTTACAGAATTTTGAACTTCACTCCAGACCTGGCCCAAGCTGATGTGGAAAAAGCCATTGAGAAGGCTTTTAAAATATGGAGTGATGTGACCCCATTAACATTTACTAGACTCTACGATGACATTTCTGATATTGAGATCTCATTTGTATCTGGAGGTAACTATTACAATTGTTTTGTGAATGGTTTTTAGGTATTACGCTAATAGTTTATGCAGGTTCTATAGTGTAATACAACCAACAATACATAGCTTGAAACACAACTTTCTTTAGTACAGGGAATAAAATCATATCATATACCATGTTTAATTTAAATCTACTCTGATTTCCCTACCTATGGTACAAACCTTCTGGAAATGTTTGAACTGGGTATATTTGTGACCTGTCAGGTGTATATTTCAGTGCTGTGTCAAATGCTATTAATACTTAGTaccaaatatttaaaaatgtgttcaaATATTATAGTGGTATGTTGATAACCATAGACATTGAAGTCTGCATGAATACACAATCATATGTTTAAATTCAGATATTCTAATGTTTAAACAGATTTCATTTCAAACGATAACTTCTGGGTTAGAGCATTTACATTTTTAGTTACATGCAACACCTGGGGTGAATTAATTAAcaattgttaatttatttttatgcaattggatatttattttagctggaatataatttaaaagttttaacccaagacaaatggtatatttgtaggAAGAATTgatgtttacaagcaatataagatTTTCTTAATTTACTCATTTTTAAATTAGTTTTCAATTAGTAATTAATAAGGTAGAAAAAGCATAGAGAACAATTTATCATCAGTCTAAAATAAGTAGTTGCTATGAACCCCCCCCCCATAAGCCAACAGTCTGAAATTGTATCAACATCAGAAACAGATTAAATGCAATAATGATAGGATCTAGTAAAAGTAATATATGCACATCAAAACAATTACAATTAATTATTTAGTAGTCAAGAACTATTTATTAATTGACaacatcttgcacacacatcaaaGCTCatctgcattatatatttatattttctgtatttttaaaagATCATCATGATAATTCGCCATTTGATGGACGGGATGGACTATTAGCCCACGCGTTTCAACCTGGCAAAGGTATTGGAGGAGATGCTCATTTTGATGAAGATGAATCCTTTACAAAAACCAAAAAAGGTAGTTAAAATATAAGATAAACAAACTTAAAATTGCTTTTAATCATAATGTACCAGTTTATACATTAAATCATGTAAATGTTTCAACATCTTGATTATCAGATTTATTGCTAGATTAAATAACAAGCTTATACAATTGACCTATGATTTAGATTTTGTTTTCTACATGCAACAGACTTTTAATAATGTGACTAAAtcaattctttatttttattttatagcctACAATTTATTTCTTGTGGCTGCTCATGAATTTGGACATTCTTTGGGGCTTTCCCATTCTGATGACCCCGGTGCCCTGATGTATCCAACTTACCCAAATACTGATCCAGATAAATTTCAGCTCCCTCAAGATGATATAAATGCCATACAGTTTCTATATGGTAAATACATTAAATGAGCAATATTTATGTTAAACACTTTTTTTACAGGGTTTTACAAATGTGATGCAAAATGATTAAATGTAATCACTACATAAAGAGGGATAATACAAATACCCACATCTCAACAATGTTTCACCAAATACCATGGCTTTGGTATGTACATGTCATCATACAATAATTTTAAGAGAAACATTGCAAAAGTGTTTCCAGTTGGTTAAAGAGCACATATTCTCATATGTATTGTGCAACTCATTATCATCAATCCTGGTAAAATTTGCAGTATAGGGTCATGGCAATATTCATTCTCACGATTATTAAATAACTTGtgatttatataaacacatttatagaaaaaaatcttttaagtATAGtaaaatcagattcaaattcaaacaATTACAGTTACCTTTTAATGATATTAATTTGAATGTCCTTTATATGAATACAAATTATACTCTTTTTTTTCCTATAAGGAAAAAACTCAGATGCTGTCCAACCAACAGGACCATCAACTCCATCAAGTTGTGATCCTAACATTGAGATTGATGCTGTAACTACACTAAGAGGagaaatgtttttctttgtaaaCAGGTGAgtgttaattataaaaaaaagataatatcatgtcagttttttcatttttagaatgttttcttattttttgaAGGAATCTTTTGTAAGGAAAAGTGATTTTATTACACATAGTAAATATAGCCTTcctaaaaaaatgtaaaagcaaaaTTCAAGTGTGTCTAATCTAAACCAGTAACTATATTAGAATTAGATTTATAAAGCTTTATGTTAAATTCTAAAATGAATTTCAGATTTAAATGTAAGGAAAACAAGACAATTAAGATTATTTTGAATAACtataaattatttaaactaatagttattttattaattttcaaaacaGGTTTTTCCTACGTAAACACCCACAAGCAACTGAAGTTGAGCTCAATTTTATTCAATCTTTCTGGCCAGAGTTGCCAGTTGATATTGATGCTGCCTATGAGAATCCTTACACAGATGAAgtccttttttttaaaggtaaataatATTTGTAATTTGGAGATTTATTTTACTGTAAAACTGAAACCTTAGTGGTAATCAAGTTCTATTGGGATAATTATAATAAAGAagtatgttaaaaaataatacatcAGTGATggtctttaataaatatttatctttattatttatcttaaagggacactgtacccaatttttttctttcgtgattcagatagagcatgacattttaagcaactttctaatttactcctattatcaaattttcttcattctcttggtatctttatttgaaatgcaagaaagtaagtttagatgccggcccatttttggtgatcaacctgggttgttcttcctgattAGTTGATAAactcatccatcaataaaaaagtgctgtccatagttctgaataaaaaaaaagcttagatgtcttctttttaaaataaagatagcaagagaacgaagaaaaattgataataggaataaattagaaagtggcttaaaattgcatgctctatgtgaatcatgaaagaaaacaattgggttcagtgtccctttaattggatgttTGCCAAGAATGCTGCACCCTTGAGGACAGAATAATTGAGAGTACTTCCTACCTTTCACTGTAATACTCATTAGCACTTCTATAAACATGTTGGTtggaaaattaaaaatacaagaaagcaatttaaaaatGTATCATAGTTTTACTGCTTCAAAGCCTTTTTATGAAAAAAGGAAGCAATatattatcattatatattttaGTACAAAAAAACATTATAGCAACTATTTATAACCAAATATGTTTGCTTAGTcacttttataatattttattgcagCAGTAAAACAGGGGAACATAAAGATGAAGCAATTACTACTGCTGTTTTATAAAGTAAtaagaaacaaaaataataaagtaaatcaaaataaaaatgcatatatgtcTTACAATTATATTTCTATATTCTGTTGTACATAATAAATCAATTTGTGTTTATACTGAAAGATATTTCTAAAAcgttataggctagattacaagtggtgcactaatatgTGTTTTTTCGCAATCGCAAAACCTTTGCTAGAGTTAAACGTTTTGTGCTAGTTGGGTtgggttcatattacaagttacatttttatttatttttcgcaAGCAGTAACCAGACTGGAGCAAAAATCCTAACTTATATTATCGAGTGCACGGGCATGTATTCCCCCGTAGAAAtcattggagaaaaaaaattgttgggaaaaaaaacaccatcgcgcaaacaacatagcatattcacattctccatagaagtcagtggagttTAGAAAAAGagttgaaaaaaactaacacccatcgcAAAAACAACATATTCGCATTAGccattgtaaaatatttatagtaaatacatagttaatatctttattaaatatgaatattgcataaatatgttttagcaTGCTctaatctacttaatggcaaagcgctctaatgcatttatatatatatatatatatatatatatgtttacatatgtatttatgtgtatatatgtattgatagttatatatacatacataaatacatatgaacacacacacacacacatatatatatatatatatatatatatatatatatatatatatatatataaatacatatttagcaatgtatcttaatgttaaattcctttttgtttttgttttttttatcacccgagatctcctatctttgagcccttataacttttgtgtgcattatttttttaaaaaaaatattttttattagacagtgttaatataagtgtaactgtactttgtaatgtatttttgaagtgctttgtgcaacttttttgttttggaaaacagttaaccacagctcttcaATCGCCATAAAGTAGCGCAATCTCGagtttgctcaacttgtaatacaagcgcaatggAAGTAAAAATGATTAAGATAATGCTAGTACAattgtttgcacctcacttgtaatttagccctatatatatacagtatatatatatatatatatatatatatatatatatatatatatatatataatatatgtatatatatataaatatatccctaATTTAGTGTAAATAAATTATACAGTGTTTATAGAGTTCATGTTTAGCATGCTGCTTTTTTTCTCTCAATAGATTCCAAATTTTGGGCTCTAAGTGGATTTGATGTTGTACAAGGATACCCAAAGAACATTGGTAAACTAGGATTTGCAAAGAATGTTAAGAAAATTGATGCAGCAGTCCATGTGGAACATCTAGGAAAAACATATTTCTTTATTGGTGACAAATACtggaggtaagaaaaaaataataatattatatttatgtaaaaaagaataaaaattaaaaagaataaaaacttaaaaaaaaaatattaacaaaattatatcacagtattgtaaaataaaaatgtttgtttgattttaaaataATCACAATTAAAAGATAATTTTGTGAAGAAATTGTATTGTTAGTACTTTAATTGAACAGCCTTATAAATAAACATGTACCTTCCCATAGTAACACCTTAGCTTGTTTCTTTTTTAGTTATGATGAAGATAGACAAACCATGGACAAAGGATTTCCTCGTTCCATCAAAACAGATTTTCCAGGAATCAATGAGAGGATAAAAGCAGCTCATTATTCTAGAGGTATCACATTTTATTTGCTAGTTTCCTACCTTTAACTAGCACAGCTTTTTCTATCATCACTttaaaacactggttttcaaaactgttCTTAGGCCTCCATAACAGGCCAGCTTTTgtgaatatctgaactagagcacaagtgaaataatcagctaattagtaaacatggttatttaaaCCAAAGTtttcatatatatacatctatatagttAATATAGAAGTCAGCAATACTTGTAATAGGGTATTGAGTAAAGCTAAATCACTGATTAATCTttggtatacattaaaaaaaatgaagtcaACAAATTGGAAACGTTTAGCAGCTACCATATTGAATGCTAAACCTCCTTTACGCTACAACAGTACAGTGACACCTACAGGCAAAATTATAAATGCAGGCAGGATCAGTGACTTTATTTTTACTGCCAGCTAAGTTTCCCTCGTGTAGTAACAGTTACCAGTAGCAGCTTCATAGTTGggggtcacaatatatatatatatatatatatatatatatatatcacagtatatatacagtacatacatatactgtatatctccaTAGTTTAATTTGCAGATTTAATGAACACAAAAAGACACAATGTTGGATTTCCACCTCTTTACTCATATCCCCTTTAACATGGTGCTTTCATAAGAAAATGAATTGCTAAATAATGCTTTAGTGTGAAAATCATATTTCACAACATGAGAAAGATTGTTTATATAGAAATGTAGATCTCCCTAATCATTTATAGCATTCTGTACATGTAAATGTGAATTGTAAGTAATAACTTCAATATTATAttgcttaaatatttttaattaataataaaatcaaATTGACAATGATTAAGACAATGTTGATATTTGTAACTAATAAGTTAAAATTAAGCACACATTTTAtaactttttgttttattcttaCTACTCAATGTATAATTTATGGATATAAAAGATCATTATAAACATACTAACATCATATCCAATTATGTTTATATTAATTGTACATTTCTATTGTTTCAGGACTCCTTTATTTATTTGTGGGCAAACGGCAGTATGAATTCAAAATTGAGTCTAAGAGGATCTTgcgtattttaaaaaacaacagctGGTTGGGAtgctaaaaagagaaaaaaagatttaaaaaaaaaaaatctgttttgtaATATTACATTTTCCACATAATTTCTAGTTTATTAAACTTCTAATGTAATATCTatgctaatatttttttaattaaatttatttatttacctttttaTGGTGTGTCAGTTACTTGAAAATATTACTGAACACTACTGAATGAGGACCATTTAAAAATGGTTAATTTTCATTTGGTactgccatagacatcaatgtctctttattgtatatatgtgtatatgtcagaactttaataatgatatataaatatagaactGAAGCTGATACTGAGCCACTGGAAATTTTGGAAATTGTACTATTTTGAACTCAAATCATTTTATACATGTTCaattcaaaataaatttttataaaGGTTACATTATTCTGCGTTTGATCTCCTTcataatttaaatgtaattaaaatgtcaATCAGTGGTGGTGGGAAAATTAGATCGCATGCATAGTTATAAAATGAATGTGTTTTACTGATATTTAACGCTTGCTATTTCTTGTTTAGTACAACAATCAGCCTGCTACTATTTAGTGCAAATCAGTAATTGTCATCATTATATCGTAGTAGCCCTTTACATCTAGTCATAGAGAACAGCTTATCATAGTTTGGATC
Proteins encoded in this region:
- the LOC128652123 gene encoding matrix metalloproteinase-18-like; translation: MTFLPVVLLLCVAATNAFPAVPQTDVEQQHELAEKYLKRFYNLKTEGVPVGRKKSANPFSEKLEQMQKFFGLKVTGKLDSETVEVMQKPRCGVHDIGQYGTVEKSIAWPNKNLTYRILNFTPDLAQADVEKAIEKAFKIWSDVTPLTFTRLYDDISDIEISFVSGDHHDNSPFDGRDGLLAHAFQPGKGIGGDAHFDEDESFTKTKKAYNLFLVAAHEFGHSLGLSHSDDPGALMYPTYPNTDPDKFQLPQDDINAIQFLYGKNSDAVQPTGPSTPSSCDPNIEIDAVTTLRGEMFFFVNRFFLRKHPQATEVELNFIQSFWPELPVDIDAAYENPYTDEVLFFKDSKFWALSGFDVVQGYPKNIGKLGFAKNVKKIDAAVHVEHLGKTYFFIGDKYWSYDEDRQTMDKGFPRSIKTDFPGINERIKAAHYSRGLLYLFVGKRQYEFKIESKRILRILKNNSWLGC